One segment of Nostoc flagelliforme CCNUN1 DNA contains the following:
- a CDS encoding HU family DNA-binding protein, which produces MNKGELVDAVAEKASVTKKQADAVLTAALETIIEAVSSGDKVTLVGFGSFESRERKAREGRNPKTNEKMEIPATRVPAFSAGKLFREKVAPPKA; this is translated from the coding sequence ATGAACAAAGGTGAATTAGTTGATGCCGTAGCTGAAAAAGCTAGTGTTACCAAGAAACAAGCGGATGCAGTCTTAACTGCCGCTTTGGAAACTATTATTGAAGCGGTTTCCTCTGGTGATAAGGTAACACTGGTAGGATTTGGCTCATTTGAATCACGGGAACGTAAAGCCCGCGAAGGTCGCAACCCGAAAACAAATGAAAAAATGGAAATTCCAGCCACGAGGGTTCCTGCCTTCTCGGCAGGAAAACTGTTTAGAGAAAAGGTAGCACCCCCAAAAGCATAG